One Sporomusaceae bacterium ACPt DNA window includes the following coding sequences:
- the rpsJ gene encoding 30S ribosomal protein S10: MAKQQKIRIRLKAYDHKALDQSAAKIVETAKRTGAMVSGPIPLPTEKNIFTILRSPHVNKDSREQFEMRTHKRLIDILEPTPKTVDALMRLDLPAGVDIEIKL; encoded by the coding sequence ATGGCTAAACAGCAAAAAATCAGAATTCGCCTCAAGGCGTACGACCACAAGGCGCTTGATCAAAGTGCGGCTAAAATCGTTGAAACCGCAAAACGTACCGGCGCTATGGTTTCTGGCCCTATTCCGCTTCCTACAGAGAAAAATATCTTCACTATTTTGCGTTCACCCCATGTCAACAAAGACTCCCGCGAGCAATTTGAAATGCGGACCCACAAGCGTCTTATTGACATTCTGGAGCCGACCCCCAAGACGGTAGATGCTTTGATGCGTCTTGACTTGCCGGCCGGTGTGGACATTGAAATCAAGCTGTAG
- the rplE gene encoding 50S ribosomal protein L5, producing the protein MATRLKEKYINEVAQAMMQKFGYKNVMEIPKVEKVVINMGVGEAVGNPKVLDAAVNDMTLIAGQKPVVTRAKKSIAAFKIRAGMPIGAKVTLRGERMYQFLDKLFNISLPRVRDFRGVSPKAFDGRGNYTLGVKEQLIFPEIEYDKVDKIRGMDIIIVTTAKTDEEARELLRLMGMPFSA; encoded by the coding sequence ATGGCTACAAGACTTAAAGAAAAATATATAAATGAAGTAGCTCAAGCTATGATGCAGAAGTTTGGCTACAAAAACGTCATGGAAATTCCCAAAGTCGAGAAAGTGGTTATCAATATGGGTGTTGGCGAAGCAGTAGGCAATCCTAAAGTTCTCGATGCGGCTGTAAATGATATGACTTTAATCGCCGGGCAAAAACCGGTAGTAACCAGAGCAAAAAAATCCATTGCAGCTTTTAAAATCCGCGCGGGTATGCCAATCGGCGCCAAAGTAACCTTGCGTGGAGAACGGATGTATCAGTTCCTTGATAAACTGTTCAATATCTCTTTACCCCGGGTGCGCGACTTCCGCGGTGTAAGTCCGAAAGCCTTCGACGGTCGCGGTAACTACACCCTCGGTGTTAAAGAACAACTGATTTTTCCGGAGATTGAATACGATAAAGTAGACAAAATCCGCGGTATGGATATTATTATTGTTACCACTGCCAAGACTGATGAAGAAGCACGCGAACTCTTAAGACTGATGGGCATGCCCTTCAGCGCCTAG
- the rplD gene encoding 50S ribosomal protein L4: MPKVAVYDMTGAQTGEIELNDSVFGVEVNEAVVHQAVVMQLASQRQGTHATKTRAMVRGGGRKPWKQKGTGRARAGSIRSPLWVGGGTVFGPTPRSYKFSMPRKARRLALKSALTAKVNDGGLLVVEDISFAQPKTKDVVKFLGNFEAQDAKALIITAENNENVEKSSRNIPGVKAISSLGLNVYDLLYHDKVLVTKDAVAKIEEVLA; the protein is encoded by the coding sequence ATGCCGAAAGTGGCAGTATATGATATGACCGGTGCTCAAACCGGTGAAATCGAACTTAATGATAGCGTATTTGGTGTAGAAGTAAATGAAGCCGTTGTTCACCAGGCAGTTGTAATGCAACTGGCCAGCCAGCGCCAAGGTACCCATGCGACCAAGACAAGAGCTATGGTTCGTGGTGGCGGTAGAAAACCCTGGAAACAAAAAGGTACCGGCCGGGCAAGAGCCGGCAGCATCCGTTCCCCATTATGGGTAGGTGGCGGCACCGTATTTGGTCCTACTCCCCGCAGCTACAAATTCAGCATGCCCCGCAAAGCCCGCCGTCTGGCGCTTAAGTCAGCACTGACTGCTAAAGTTAACGATGGTGGCTTGCTGGTTGTCGAAGATATCAGCTTTGCTCAACCTAAAACCAAAGATGTAGTAAAATTCCTCGGTAATTTTGAGGCCCAAGACGCGAAAGCCCTCATCATCACCGCCGAGAATAACGAGAATGTTGAAAAATCATCACGCAACATTCCCGGTGTAAAAGCCATTAGTTCGCTTGGACTTAACGTTTATGACCTTCTGTACCATGATAAGGTGCTGGTAACCAAAGATGCAGTCGCAAAGATTGAGGAGGTGCTGGCATAA
- the rplP gene encoding 50S ribosomal protein L16, with product MLIPKRVKHRKQFRGRMTGKANKGNTVSHGEFGLVALEPAWITNRQIEAARIAMTRYIKRGGKVWIKIFPDKPITAKPAETRMGSGKGSPEYWVAVVKPGRVMFEMDGVAEEVAREAMRLAAHKLPIKTKFVKREDTAHLDMDAPGVNAKVGGEANEG from the coding sequence ATGCTTATTCCAAAAAGAGTAAAGCACCGCAAACAATTCCGCGGCCGTATGACCGGTAAAGCCAATAAAGGCAATACTGTGTCCCACGGCGAATTCGGACTTGTTGCTCTTGAACCGGCATGGATTACCAACCGTCAAATCGAGGCAGCCCGTATCGCCATGACCCGTTATATTAAACGTGGTGGTAAAGTATGGATTAAGATATTCCCTGATAAGCCGATTACTGCTAAACCGGCTGAAACCCGCATGGGTAGCGGTAAAGGTTCACCTGAATATTGGGTAGCCGTAGTTAAGCCTGGCCGTGTGATGTTTGAAATGGACGGCGTGGCTGAAGAAGTAGCCCGTGAAGCTATGCGTCTGGCAGCACACAAACTGCCTATTAAAACCAAATTCGTTAAGCGGGAGGATACCGCTCATTTGGATATGGACGCACCGGGCGTCAATGCTAAAGTGGGTGGTGAAGCAAATGAAGGCTAA
- the fusA_1 gene encoding Elongation factor G has protein sequence MARKFPLEKTRNIGIMAHIDAGKTTTTERILFYTGRVHKIGEVHDGAATMDWMVQEQERGITITSAATTAQWKGHRINIIDTPGHVDFTVEVERSLRVLDGSVAVFCAKGGVEPQSETVWRQADKYGVPRIAYVNKMDIIGADFYRVVDMMKSRLGANAVPIQLPIGFEDTFKGFVDLVEMKAVIYTDDLGKVSEATDIPEDMMENVELYRQNLLDAVAESDDELMMKYLEGEELTVEEIKAAIRKATIACKMTPVLCGSSYKNKGVQPLLDAVVAYMPAPTDIPAIKGINPDTGEEDERKADDSLPFSALAFKIMADPYVGKLAFFRVYSGQLSSGSYVYNSTKGKRERIGRILQMHANHREEIEEVYTGDIAAAVGLKDTTTGDTLCDDKNVIILESMVFPEPVIHIAVEPKTKADQEKMGAALSRLSEEDPTFRMHTDPETGQTIISGMGELHLEIIVDRMLREFKVECNVGKPQVAYRETIRKAVKAEGKFVRQSGGRGQYGHCWLEIEPLEPGQGFIFENKVVGGAIPKEYIAPVEAGVKEAMESGVLAGYPVVDVKVTVYDGSYHDVDSSEMAFKIAGSMGFKAGAAKANPVILEPYMKVEVVVPEEYMGDVIGDLNSRRGRIEGMEARAGAQSIKAFVPLSEMFGYATDLRSKTQGRGNYSMEFDHYEEVPKNIAEAISAKHKGA, from the coding sequence GTGGCCCGAAAGTTTCCTCTCGAAAAGACGCGGAACATCGGCATCATGGCGCACATAGACGCCGGCAAGACCACTACCACCGAACGCATACTATTTTATACCGGCAGAGTACACAAAATTGGCGAAGTTCATGACGGCGCTGCGACTATGGACTGGATGGTGCAGGAACAAGAAAGAGGTATAACGATTACCTCGGCGGCCACTACAGCCCAGTGGAAGGGGCATCGTATTAACATCATTGACACGCCAGGACACGTGGACTTTACAGTTGAAGTAGAACGTTCGCTAAGGGTACTTGACGGCTCTGTTGCGGTATTTTGTGCCAAAGGCGGCGTAGAACCGCAGTCAGAGACAGTATGGCGTCAGGCTGACAAATATGGCGTTCCTCGTATTGCCTATGTAAACAAAATGGACATCATCGGTGCTGACTTTTACCGGGTTGTCGATATGATGAAAAGCCGTCTTGGTGCTAATGCAGTACCAATTCAACTGCCGATTGGCTTTGAAGACACCTTTAAGGGTTTTGTAGACCTTGTTGAGATGAAAGCGGTTATTTACACCGATGACCTGGGTAAGGTAAGCGAAGCTACCGATATTCCTGAAGACATGATGGAAAACGTTGAATTGTACCGCCAAAACCTTTTAGATGCCGTCGCTGAAAGCGATGATGAGCTGATGATGAAATATCTTGAAGGTGAAGAACTTACCGTCGAGGAAATCAAAGCAGCCATTCGCAAAGCTACCATTGCCTGCAAAATGACACCGGTCCTCTGCGGATCTTCTTATAAAAACAAGGGCGTACAGCCGCTGTTGGACGCAGTTGTTGCTTATATGCCTGCTCCTACTGATATTCCGGCCATTAAGGGTATTAACCCTGATACCGGTGAAGAAGACGAGCGTAAAGCTGATGATAGTCTGCCGTTCTCGGCGTTAGCATTTAAAATCATGGCTGACCCCTATGTCGGCAAATTAGCCTTCTTCAGGGTATACTCCGGTCAACTGTCTTCCGGTTCCTATGTGTATAACTCCACTAAAGGCAAACGGGAGCGCATCGGGCGGATTCTTCAAATGCATGCCAATCACCGGGAAGAAATTGAAGAGGTTTACACCGGCGACATTGCCGCTGCGGTAGGTCTCAAAGATACCACTACCGGTGACACGCTGTGTGATGACAAAAACGTTATTATCCTGGAATCCATGGTCTTCCCTGAGCCGGTTATCCACATAGCTGTTGAGCCTAAGACCAAAGCTGACCAAGAAAAAATGGGCGCCGCGCTCAGCAGGCTTTCGGAAGAAGACCCTACCTTCAGAATGCACACTGACCCGGAAACCGGACAGACCATTATCTCAGGTATGGGCGAACTGCATCTTGAGATTATCGTTGACAGGATGCTCCGGGAATTCAAGGTAGAATGCAATGTGGGCAAACCTCAGGTTGCTTACCGCGAAACCATCCGTAAAGCTGTTAAAGCCGAAGGTAAATTTGTTCGACAATCCGGCGGTCGTGGTCAATACGGTCACTGCTGGCTGGAAATTGAACCCTTAGAACCCGGTCAAGGCTTTATTTTTGAAAATAAAGTTGTTGGCGGCGCTATTCCGAAAGAATACATCGCCCCGGTTGAAGCCGGTGTTAAAGAAGCCATGGAATCTGGCGTATTGGCCGGATATCCGGTGGTTGACGTCAAGGTAACCGTGTATGACGGTTCATATCATGATGTAGACTCCTCAGAGATGGCCTTCAAAATCGCTGGTTCAATGGGCTTTAAAGCTGGTGCGGCCAAAGCCAATCCGGTCATTCTTGAACCTTATATGAAGGTTGAAGTTGTTGTCCCTGAAGAGTACATGGGCGATGTTATCGGCGACTTGAACTCTCGCCGGGGGCGCATCGAGGGTATGGAAGCGCGTGCCGGTGCTCAATCCATAAAAGCGTTTGTACCGCTTTCCGAGATGTTCGGCTACGCAACCGACCTGCGTTCAAAGACCCAAGGTCGCGGCAACTATTCAATGGAATTTGACCATTATGAAGAAGTGCCGAAAAACATCGCTGAAGCTATTTCAGCGAAACACAAAGGTGCATAA
- the rplX gene encoding 50S ribosomal protein L24 — MSEAQKLHVKKGDKVVVLSGKDKGKQGKIVEALPKKGKVVVEGVNKVKRHTKPSPKAPQGGIMVKEAPIASSKVMLVCPACDKPTRIKKSQLASGSFARACKKCGEVIDKDK, encoded by the coding sequence GTGTCCGAAGCCCAAAAATTGCATGTTAAAAAAGGCGACAAAGTCGTCGTACTGTCAGGCAAAGACAAAGGCAAACAAGGCAAAATCGTGGAAGCTCTGCCGAAAAAAGGCAAAGTAGTGGTAGAAGGAGTAAATAAAGTAAAGCGCCATACCAAGCCGAGCCCCAAAGCTCCTCAAGGTGGCATTATGGTAAAAGAAGCTCCTATTGCTTCCTCCAAAGTAATGCTGGTATGTCCGGCATGTGATAAACCTACCCGCATTAAAAAATCCCAGTTGGCCAGCGGTTCGTTCGCCCGTGCCTGCAAAAAATGCGGCGAAGTTATTGATAAGGATAAGTAA
- the rpmC gene encoding 50S ribosomal protein L29, translating into MKAKDIREMTAAELDQKLNKLKEELFNLRFQHATGQLDNPMRIPAVKKTIARIKTVQRQRELKAQ; encoded by the coding sequence ATGAAGGCTAAAGATATCCGCGAAATGACTGCAGCCGAACTTGATCAAAAACTGAACAAGTTGAAAGAAGAACTGTTCAACCTGCGGTTCCAACACGCTACCGGCCAATTGGATAACCCCATGCGGATTCCTGCCGTCAAGAAAACAATTGCCCGCATCAAAACCGTTCAGCGTCAACGTGAACTTAAAGCCCAGTAA
- the rplC gene encoding 50S ribosomal protein L3 has protein sequence MAKGILGKKLGMTQIFTAEGKVIPVTVIEAGPNVVVQNKTVENDGYNAVQLGFGAVKEKHVNKPMKGHFAKANVKPVKFIRELRLPGASEYTVGQVLNADVFSEGELVDVTGTSKGKGFAGGIKRHNFKRGPMAHGSKSHREPGTIGSRMSGGGGKVFKGKKLPGRMGGQKVTVQRLQVVRVDVPRNLILIKGAIPGAKGSLVMVRNTVKPNK, from the coding sequence ATGGCTAAAGGAATTTTAGGGAAAAAACTGGGTATGACTCAAATTTTTACGGCTGAGGGCAAAGTAATTCCGGTTACTGTTATTGAAGCCGGCCCCAACGTCGTAGTGCAAAACAAGACAGTTGAAAATGATGGCTACAATGCAGTGCAGCTCGGGTTTGGCGCTGTCAAAGAAAAACATGTTAATAAGCCGATGAAGGGTCATTTTGCAAAGGCCAACGTCAAACCGGTAAAATTTATCCGTGAGTTGCGTCTGCCTGGAGCCTCTGAATATACAGTTGGTCAAGTACTGAATGCAGATGTTTTCAGCGAAGGTGAACTTGTTGATGTAACAGGTACTTCGAAAGGCAAAGGATTTGCCGGCGGCATCAAACGGCACAACTTCAAACGCGGACCTATGGCCCATGGTTCCAAGTCTCACCGTGAACCTGGCACCATTGGCTCCCGGATGAGCGGTGGCGGTGGTAAAGTATTTAAAGGTAAAAAACTTCCAGGCCGTATGGGCGGACAGAAAGTGACTGTACAACGTCTGCAAGTAGTCCGCGTGGATGTTCCGCGTAATCTTATCCTGATTAAGGGTGCCATTCCCGGAGCGAAAGGCAGTTTGGTAATGGTTAGAAATACAGTAAAACCTAATAAGTAA
- the rpsC gene encoding 30S ribosomal protein S3, with translation MGQKVNPHGLRLGIIKTWDAKWYADKDYAKNLHEDIKIRDMLKEKLYTSNVSQIIIERAANRVKVTIHTAKPGMVIGRGGSGIETIKKWLKDLTGKNIDVNIAEIKQAELDATLVAENIAAQLEKRVAFRRAMKQAVTRTMRMGAKGIKVMVGGRLGGAEIARSESYREGSIPLHTLRADIDYGTAEAHTTYGRIGVKVWIYKGEVLPEAKKTVVAAAATEGGEQ, from the coding sequence GTGGGTCAAAAAGTTAATCCGCATGGTCTTCGCCTTGGCATTATCAAAACTTGGGATGCAAAATGGTATGCCGACAAAGATTATGCTAAAAACCTGCATGAAGATATCAAAATCCGTGATATGCTGAAAGAAAAACTTTACACTTCCAATGTGTCGCAAATTATTATTGAACGTGCGGCAAATCGGGTGAAAGTTACTATTCATACCGCAAAGCCCGGTATGGTTATCGGTCGCGGCGGCAGCGGCATCGAAACCATTAAGAAATGGCTGAAAGACCTTACCGGCAAAAATATTGATGTTAACATTGCCGAGATTAAGCAAGCCGAACTTGATGCCACTTTAGTTGCTGAAAATATTGCCGCTCAGCTCGAAAAGCGTGTTGCGTTCCGCCGGGCTATGAAGCAGGCAGTAACTCGTACTATGCGTATGGGGGCAAAAGGTATTAAAGTAATGGTTGGCGGACGCTTAGGCGGTGCTGAAATTGCCCGCAGCGAAAGCTACCGTGAAGGCAGCATTCCTCTGCATACACTGCGTGCCGACATTGATTATGGTACTGCAGAAGCTCATACCACCTATGGCCGTATCGGCGTAAAAGTTTGGATTTACAAAGGCGAAGTTCTGCCTGAAGCCAAAAAGACTGTTGTCGCCGCTGCCGCTACTGAAGGGGGCGAACAATAA
- the rplN gene encoding 50S ribosomal protein L14 yields the protein MIQQQTILNVADNTGAKQIMCIRVLGGSYRRYANIGDVIVASVKDATPGGVVKKGDVVKAVVVRSNKGLRRPDGSYIRFDENAAVVIKEDKSPRGTRIFGPVARELRDKDFMKIISLAPEVI from the coding sequence ATGATTCAACAGCAGACCATCCTGAATGTTGCTGACAATACCGGCGCTAAACAAATTATGTGCATCCGCGTATTGGGTGGCTCATACCGCCGCTATGCCAACATTGGCGATGTCATTGTTGCATCCGTAAAAGACGCTACACCCGGTGGCGTTGTCAAGAAAGGCGATGTAGTTAAAGCCGTTGTTGTTCGTTCAAACAAGGGACTGCGCCGCCCGGACGGTTCATACATCCGGTTTGATGAAAACGCCGCAGTTGTTATTAAAGAAGATAAAAGCCCGAGAGGTACACGGATATTTGGACCAGTAGCCCGCGAGCTCAGGGACAAAGATTTCATGAAAATTATCTCACTGGCACCGGAAGTTATCTAG
- the rpsG gene encoding 30S ribosomal protein S7, giving the protein MPRKGPVPKRDVLPDPVYNSKLVTRFINKVMLDGKKGVAENIVYDAFETIRAKTGKDPMEVFETALKNVMPVLEVRARRVGGANYQVPVEVRPDRKLSLGIRWLVNYARARGEKTMHERLASELMDAANNTGAAVKKREDTHKMAEANKAFAHYRW; this is encoded by the coding sequence GATGTATTGCCGGATCCGGTATATAACTCCAAGCTTGTAACCAGATTTATCAACAAAGTTATGTTAGACGGCAAAAAAGGTGTTGCCGAAAACATAGTATATGACGCATTTGAAACCATTCGCGCTAAAACCGGTAAAGATCCGATGGAAGTTTTTGAAACTGCTCTCAAAAACGTTATGCCGGTTCTTGAGGTTCGTGCCCGCCGTGTAGGTGGCGCTAACTACCAAGTGCCTGTTGAAGTACGTCCTGACCGCAAACTGTCGCTCGGCATCCGCTGGCTGGTTAATTATGCCCGCGCTCGCGGTGAAAAGACCATGCACGAGCGTCTTGCTTCAGAATTGATGGATGCTGCCAATAACACCGGCGCTGCAGTTAAAAAGCGTGAAGATACTCACAAAATGGCTGAAGCTAATAAAGCTTTTGCGCATTACCGCTGGTAA
- the tuf_2 gene encoding Elongation factor Tu, translated as MAKKKFERNKPHVNIGTIGHVDHGKTSLTAAITLTLSKHGGAEFMAYDQIDKAPEERERGITINTAHVEYETEKRHYAHVDCPGHADYVKNMITGAAQMDGAILVVSAADGPMPQTREHILLSRQVGVPAMVVFLNKADLVDDAELMELVEMEVRELLSSYEFPGDDIPVVSGSAVQALNCGCAKRECQWCGKIHELMDKVDEYIPTPERDTDKTFLMPVEDVFTITGRGTVATGRVERGVVKVGDTVEIVGMTEKPKSTVVTGVEMFRKLLDQAVAGDNIGALLRGVERKEIERGQVLAKPGTIKPHTKFKSEVYVLSKEEGGRHTPFFNGYRPQFYFRTTDVTGVVSLPEGVEMVMPGDNIQMNIELITPIAIEEGLRFAIREGGRTVGAGVVTAVVE; from the coding sequence ATGGCTAAGAAAAAGTTTGAAAGAAACAAACCGCACGTTAACATTGGAACCATCGGTCACGTTGACCATGGCAAAACTTCACTGACAGCTGCTATCACCCTGACCCTCTCCAAACACGGCGGCGCCGAGTTCATGGCGTATGACCAAATCGACAAAGCGCCGGAAGAAAGAGAGCGCGGTATTACCATCAACACCGCTCACGTTGAGTATGAAACCGAAAAGCGTCACTATGCGCACGTTGACTGCCCGGGCCACGCTGACTACGTTAAAAACATGATCACCGGCGCCGCCCAGATGGACGGTGCAATTCTGGTAGTATCGGCTGCTGACGGCCCTATGCCGCAAACCCGTGAACATATCCTGCTGTCCCGCCAAGTAGGCGTACCGGCCATGGTTGTCTTTTTAAACAAAGCTGACCTGGTTGATGACGCTGAACTTATGGAACTGGTAGAAATGGAAGTTCGTGAACTGTTATCCAGCTACGAATTCCCGGGTGACGACATCCCGGTAGTATCCGGTTCTGCCGTTCAAGCCTTAAACTGCGGCTGCGCTAAACGGGAATGCCAATGGTGCGGCAAAATCCATGAACTGATGGACAAAGTTGACGAATACATTCCGACTCCGGAACGTGATACCGACAAAACCTTCCTGATGCCGGTAGAAGACGTATTTACCATTACCGGTCGTGGAACAGTTGCTACCGGCCGTGTGGAGCGCGGCGTAGTAAAAGTCGGGGATACCGTTGAAATCGTAGGTATGACGGAAAAACCGAAATCCACGGTAGTAACCGGCGTAGAAATGTTCCGCAAGCTGTTAGACCAAGCAGTGGCCGGCGACAACATCGGCGCCCTGCTCCGTGGTGTAGAGCGTAAAGAAATCGAGCGCGGTCAAGTATTGGCAAAGCCTGGTACAATAAAACCGCACACCAAATTCAAATCCGAAGTATACGTACTGTCCAAAGAAGAAGGCGGCCGTCACACCCCGTTTTTTAACGGCTACCGTCCGCAGTTCTACTTCCGGACAACCGACGTAACGGGTGTAGTTAGCCTGCCGGAAGGCGTAGAAATGGTAATGCCTGGCGATAACATCCAAATGAACATTGAGCTTATCACTCCGATAGCCATCGAAGAAGGCCTGCGGTTTGCTATCCGTGAAGGCGGCCGTACTGTGGGCGCCGGTGTTGTAACCGCTGTTGTTGAGTAA
- the rpsQ gene encoding 30S ribosomal protein S17: protein MTVERNERKVRIGKVVSDKMEKTVVVAVERLVRHPLYHKSVKQTVKFKAHDENNESHIGDTVKIMETRPLSKEKRWRVVEVIERAK from the coding sequence GTGACCGTTGAAAGAAACGAGCGCAAGGTTCGTATTGGCAAAGTAGTAAGCGACAAAATGGAAAAAACAGTAGTCGTAGCCGTTGAACGTTTAGTACGGCACCCACTGTACCATAAATCTGTTAAACAAACAGTAAAATTCAAAGCTCATGACGAGAATAACGAAAGCCATATCGGCGATACCGTAAAAATTATGGAAACCCGACCGCTGTCCAAAGAAAAACGCTGGCGCGTGGTAGAAGTTATTGAGAGAGCAAAATAG
- the rpsN1 gene encoding 30S ribosomal protein S14, with the protein MAKKALIEKWKREPKFKVRKYNRCKICGRPHGYMRKFEMCRICFRELSYKGAIPGVNKASW; encoded by the coding sequence GTGGCCAAGAAGGCTTTAATTGAAAAATGGAAAAGAGAGCCTAAATTTAAAGTGCGTAAGTACAACCGCTGCAAAATCTGCGGCCGGCCGCACGGATATATGCGTAAATTTGAGATGTGCCGGATTTGTTTCCGGGAACTGAGCTACAAAGGCGCCATTCCTGGAGTAAACAAGGCAAGCTGGTAG
- the rplB gene encoding 50S ribosomal protein L2, whose product MPVKSFKPYAPGRRFMTVADFSDITADRPERSLTERLQKHAGRNQQGRLTVRHQGGGHKRLYRIIDFKRNKDGIPAKVATIEYDPNRSARIALLNYADGEKRYILAPNGLKVGDTIMSGPEADIKVGNALPMKNIPVGTLLHNIEMKIGKGGQMVRSAGAAAQLMAKEGNYALLRLPSGELRKVHINCRATIGQVGNLEHENITIGKAGRSRWLGIRPANRGVAMNPIDHPHGGGEGRSPVGRKHPVTPWGKCAMGTKTRKRKASDKLIVKRRK is encoded by the coding sequence ATGCCAGTTAAAAGTTTTAAACCATACGCTCCTGGCAGAAGATTTATGACGGTAGCCGATTTTTCGGATATTACCGCAGATCGTCCCGAGCGTTCTTTGACCGAGCGTTTGCAAAAACACGCCGGCCGTAACCAGCAAGGTCGTTTGACTGTCCGGCATCAAGGCGGCGGGCATAAACGTCTGTACCGCATTATTGATTTTAAACGCAATAAAGACGGTATTCCTGCAAAAGTTGCTACCATTGAATATGATCCTAACCGTTCAGCCCGGATTGCCCTCTTAAACTATGCTGACGGTGAAAAACGTTATATCCTTGCTCCGAACGGCTTAAAAGTCGGCGACACCATTATGAGCGGTCCGGAAGCTGACATCAAGGTAGGTAACGCTTTGCCTATGAAGAATATTCCGGTGGGCACTCTCTTGCATAATATTGAGATGAAAATTGGCAAAGGCGGTCAAATGGTCCGTTCAGCCGGTGCTGCCGCGCAACTTATGGCGAAAGAAGGCAACTATGCTCTTCTGCGTCTGCCGTCAGGCGAACTCCGGAAAGTTCATATCAACTGTCGGGCTACTATTGGTCAGGTAGGTAACCTTGAACATGAAAACATTACCATTGGTAAAGCCGGTCGTTCGCGTTGGCTGGGTATTCGTCCTGCTAACCGCGGCGTAGCTATGAACCCGATCGACCATCCGCATGGCGGTGGCGAAGGTCGTTCGCCTGTTGGCCGCAAGCACCCGGTTACTCCGTGGGGTAAATGCGCTATGGGTACTAAAACCCGTAAACGCAAAGCTTCTGACAAGTTGATAGTTAAGAGACGTAAGTAG
- the rpsS gene encoding 30S ribosomal protein S19, whose product MSRSVKKGPYVHESLMKKIDALNAKNDKKVIKTWSRSSTILPAFVGHTIAVHDGRKHVPVYITEDMVGHKLGEFAPTRTYKGHSGSERATGVK is encoded by the coding sequence GTGTCAAGATCAGTAAAAAAAGGACCTTATGTGCATGAAAGCTTGATGAAAAAGATTGATGCGCTTAATGCCAAAAATGATAAAAAAGTGATTAAAACCTGGTCGCGCAGTTCAACAATCCTGCCTGCTTTTGTCGGGCATACCATTGCTGTTCACGACGGTCGCAAGCACGTACCGGTATATATTACCGAAGACATGGTTGGACACAAGCTTGGCGAATTTGCGCCGACCCGGACTTATAAAGGTCACAGCGGTTCAGAACGGGCTACTGGGGTAAAGTAA
- the rplW gene encoding 50S ribosomal protein L23 produces MANPRDILLRPYITEKTTSMMADNKYTFIVPLAANKIEIRQAVEQIFKVKVLDVNTIRVIGKTKRMGKHIGKRPDFKKAIVKLAPGERIEFFEGV; encoded by the coding sequence ATGGCAAACCCGCGCGACATACTCCTGCGGCCGTATATCACTGAGAAAACCACCAGTATGATGGCTGACAACAAATACACCTTTATTGTGCCGCTTGCAGCCAATAAAATTGAAATTCGTCAGGCTGTTGAACAAATCTTTAAAGTAAAAGTTCTAGACGTCAATACCATCCGGGTAATAGGCAAGACCAAACGTATGGGCAAGCATATCGGCAAGCGTCCGGATTTCAAAAAAGCCATTGTTAAACTGGCTCCCGGCGAACGCATTGAATTCTTTGAAGGTGTCTAA
- the rplV gene encoding 50S ribosomal protein L22, which yields MEAKAIARHIRIAPRKIRIVIDLIRGKNVGEAFAILKHTPKVGAEVVEKVLKSAVANAGNNYDMNTDALYVSQAFVDQGPTLKRIHPRSRGQAFKILKRTSHVTLVVKER from the coding sequence ATGGAAGCTAAAGCAATTGCCAGACACATCCGCATTGCTCCCCGCAAAATCCGCATTGTTATCGACTTAATTCGCGGCAAGAACGTGGGCGAGGCTTTTGCAATTTTAAAACATACTCCGAAAGTCGGAGCTGAAGTTGTGGAAAAGGTACTCAAATCAGCTGTTGCCAATGCTGGAAACAACTACGACATGAATACCGATGCACTGTATGTTTCACAGGCATTTGTTGACCAAGGTCCAACTTTAAAGCGCATTCATCCGCGTTCACGCGGCCAGGCCTTCAAGATTTTAAAGCGTACCAGTCATGTGACACTGGTTGTGAAAGAAAGATAA